A window of the Arachis duranensis cultivar V14167 chromosome 5, aradu.V14167.gnm2.J7QH, whole genome shotgun sequence genome harbors these coding sequences:
- the LOC107490406 gene encoding uncharacterized protein LOC107490406 isoform X1, translated as MAVASKTRNMLEGLVKEGSFKWLLGKKSYFDEELEELENSPSAGKNYIPELSPVANLVVRRCSKILKVSSSELQESFNQEASDSIKHPSRYARNLLEYCCFKALSFSTQMTGHLFDKTFRRLTFDMMIAWEAPATASQPLTNKVEEEMSVGLEAFCRIAPAIPIIANVIISENLFEVLSSSTGGRLQFPIYDKYLGGLERAIRKMKSNSESSLLSAIRSSRGEKILEIDGTVTTQPVLEHVGVSAWPGRLILTDHALYFEALRVVSFDKPKVYDLSDDLKQVVKPELTGPWGTRLFDKAVFYSSASLSEPVVLEFPELKGHARRDYWLAIIREILNVHKFISNYRIKGTARDEALWKAVLGVLRLQAIQDIGSVTPIQHDALLLFNFCDQLPGGDLILETLANTSNLKESDRQNGFKAVSGMYSVSALDMVSNLGFVFGSSPNSSNENTISVGEISVGALTPLEIAVKESKNNYKKVVSAQATVDGVKVDGIDTNLAVMKELLFPLNELGKSLLSLAYWDDPLKSTGFCLFFSYMIFRGWLGYAVALVLLLLSAFMLITRYFSDGRPAEVKVIAPPPMNTMEQLLAVQNAVTQVEQLVQDGNIILLKFRGLLLSIFPQATEKLAFSLLSAALILALLPCKYLVLLVFLEISTRYSPLRKASTERWMRRLREWWFSIPAAPVTLERDKEEKKKK; from the exons ATGGCTGTAgctagcaaaacaagaaatatgCTTGAAGGTTTGGTAAAAGAGGGATCATTTAAATGGCTTCTAGGGAAGAAGAGCTACTTTGATGAAGAGCTTGAGGAGTTGGAAAATTCACCTTCTGCTGGGAAGAATTACATACCAGAGCTCTCTCCAGTCGCAAACCTAGTTGTTCGTAGATGTTCAAA AATACTTAAGGTTTCTTCAAGTGAGCTTCAAGAGAGCTTTAATCAAGAGGCTTCTGATTCTATAAAACATCCATCACGATATGCGAGGAACTTATTGGAATATTGCTGTTTCAAGGCACTTTCCTTTTCAACACAAATGACTGGCCATCTGTTTGATAAAACATTCCGACGCTTGACATTTGACATGATGATAGCTTGGGAGGCCCCGGCTACAGCCAGCCAACCGTTAACCAAT AAGGTCGAGGAGGAAAtgtctgttggtttagaagctttCTGTCGAATAGCTCCTGCAATTCCTATAATTGCCAACGTCATCATTAGTGAAAATCTTTTTGAGGTGCTGAGTTCATCAACTGGTGGTCGCCTTCAGTTTCCCATTTATGACAAGTACCTTGGCGGCCTAGAAAG AgcaataagaaaaatgaagagcAATTCAGAGTCATCTCTCCTTTCTGCTATAAGATCCTCTAGAGGTGAGAAGATTCTCGAGATTGATGGAACTGTCACCACACAGCCAGTGCTTGAGCACGTGGGAGTATCTGCCTGGCCTG GAAGATTAATTCTCACAGATCATGCACTCTATTTTGAAGCACTTCGTGTTGTTTCATTTGACAAACCAAAAGTATATGACTTATCGGATGATCTGAAACAAGTTGTTAAACCTGAGTTGACTGGACCATGGGGTACTCGGCTTTTCGACAAAGCAGTCTTCTATAGCTCAGCATCCTT ATCGGAACCAGTTGTACTAGAATTTCCAGAGCTTAAAGGTCATGCTCGTCGTGATTATTGGCTTGCTATCATCCGAGAGATTCTTAATGTTCACAAATTCATTAGCAACTATAGGATCAAAGGGACTGCACGAGATGAAGCACTTTGGAAGGCTGTTCTAGGAGTTTTGCGTCTACAAGCAATCCAAGATATCGGTTCTGTGACCCCTATACAGCATGATGCTCTTCTCTTGTTCAACTTTTGTGATCAGCTTCCAGGTGGTGACTTGATATTAGAAACCCTAGCAAATACGTCAAACCTAAAGGAGTCAGATCGCCAGAATGGTTTCAAGGCTGTAAGTGGAATGTATTCCGTCTCAGCCTTGGACATGGTTTCTAACTTGGGGTTTGTGTTTGGATCAAGCCCAAACAGCTCAAATGAAAACACAATATCTGTTGGTGAAATATCAGTTGGAGCATTGACTCCATTGGAAATAGCAGTTAAAGAGTCTAAGAACAACTATAAGAAGGTTGTATCTGCACAAGCTACAGTCGATGGTGTTAAAGTTGATGGTATTGACACTAATTTGGCTGTCATGAAG GAATTACTTTTTCCTCTTAATGAACTTGGGAAGTCTCTTCTATCTTTGGCATATTGGGATGATCCATTGAAGTCTACTGGGTTTTGTTTGTTCTTCAGTTACATGATCTTCAG GGGTTGGCTTGGGTATGCAGTGGCATTAGTGCTTCTGTTACTCTCAGCATTCATGTTAATCACCCGATATTTTAGTGATGGTAGGCCTGCCGAAGTCAAAGTAATAGCCCCGCCACCAATGAATACCATGGAGCAGCTTTTGGCTGTTCAGAATGCCGTCACTCAAGTCGAACAGCTTGTACAAGATGGCAATATAATTCTGCTCAAATTCCGCGGCTTGTTGCTTTCAATTTTTCCTCAG GCCACAGAgaagttggcattttctctTCTATCAGCAGCATTGATTCTTGCTCTCTTACCCTGTAAATACTTAGTTCTGCTAGTTTTCTTGGAGATATCTACAAGGTATTCACCTCTAAGGAAAGCTAGCACAGAGAGATGGATGAGGAGGTTAAGGGAATGGTGGTTTAGCATACCGGCAGCACCTGTTACACTTGAGAGAGataaagaggaaaagaaaaagaagtga
- the LOC107490406 gene encoding uncharacterized protein LOC107490406 isoform X2: protein MAVASKTRNMLEGLVKEGSFKWLLGKKSYFDEELEELENSPSAGKNYIPELSPVANLVVRRCSKILKVSSSELQESFNQEASDSIKHPSRYARNLLEYCCFKALSFSTQMTGHLFDKTFRRLTFDMMIAWEAPATASQPLTNVEEEMSVGLEAFCRIAPAIPIIANVIISENLFEVLSSSTGGRLQFPIYDKYLGGLERAIRKMKSNSESSLLSAIRSSRGEKILEIDGTVTTQPVLEHVGVSAWPGRLILTDHALYFEALRVVSFDKPKVYDLSDDLKQVVKPELTGPWGTRLFDKAVFYSSASLSEPVVLEFPELKGHARRDYWLAIIREILNVHKFISNYRIKGTARDEALWKAVLGVLRLQAIQDIGSVTPIQHDALLLFNFCDQLPGGDLILETLANTSNLKESDRQNGFKAVSGMYSVSALDMVSNLGFVFGSSPNSSNENTISVGEISVGALTPLEIAVKESKNNYKKVVSAQATVDGVKVDGIDTNLAVMKELLFPLNELGKSLLSLAYWDDPLKSTGFCLFFSYMIFRGWLGYAVALVLLLLSAFMLITRYFSDGRPAEVKVIAPPPMNTMEQLLAVQNAVTQVEQLVQDGNIILLKFRGLLLSIFPQATEKLAFSLLSAALILALLPCKYLVLLVFLEISTRYSPLRKASTERWMRRLREWWFSIPAAPVTLERDKEEKKKK from the exons ATGGCTGTAgctagcaaaacaagaaatatgCTTGAAGGTTTGGTAAAAGAGGGATCATTTAAATGGCTTCTAGGGAAGAAGAGCTACTTTGATGAAGAGCTTGAGGAGTTGGAAAATTCACCTTCTGCTGGGAAGAATTACATACCAGAGCTCTCTCCAGTCGCAAACCTAGTTGTTCGTAGATGTTCAAA AATACTTAAGGTTTCTTCAAGTGAGCTTCAAGAGAGCTTTAATCAAGAGGCTTCTGATTCTATAAAACATCCATCACGATATGCGAGGAACTTATTGGAATATTGCTGTTTCAAGGCACTTTCCTTTTCAACACAAATGACTGGCCATCTGTTTGATAAAACATTCCGACGCTTGACATTTGACATGATGATAGCTTGGGAGGCCCCGGCTACAGCCAGCCAACCGTTAACCAAT GTCGAGGAGGAAAtgtctgttggtttagaagctttCTGTCGAATAGCTCCTGCAATTCCTATAATTGCCAACGTCATCATTAGTGAAAATCTTTTTGAGGTGCTGAGTTCATCAACTGGTGGTCGCCTTCAGTTTCCCATTTATGACAAGTACCTTGGCGGCCTAGAAAG AgcaataagaaaaatgaagagcAATTCAGAGTCATCTCTCCTTTCTGCTATAAGATCCTCTAGAGGTGAGAAGATTCTCGAGATTGATGGAACTGTCACCACACAGCCAGTGCTTGAGCACGTGGGAGTATCTGCCTGGCCTG GAAGATTAATTCTCACAGATCATGCACTCTATTTTGAAGCACTTCGTGTTGTTTCATTTGACAAACCAAAAGTATATGACTTATCGGATGATCTGAAACAAGTTGTTAAACCTGAGTTGACTGGACCATGGGGTACTCGGCTTTTCGACAAAGCAGTCTTCTATAGCTCAGCATCCTT ATCGGAACCAGTTGTACTAGAATTTCCAGAGCTTAAAGGTCATGCTCGTCGTGATTATTGGCTTGCTATCATCCGAGAGATTCTTAATGTTCACAAATTCATTAGCAACTATAGGATCAAAGGGACTGCACGAGATGAAGCACTTTGGAAGGCTGTTCTAGGAGTTTTGCGTCTACAAGCAATCCAAGATATCGGTTCTGTGACCCCTATACAGCATGATGCTCTTCTCTTGTTCAACTTTTGTGATCAGCTTCCAGGTGGTGACTTGATATTAGAAACCCTAGCAAATACGTCAAACCTAAAGGAGTCAGATCGCCAGAATGGTTTCAAGGCTGTAAGTGGAATGTATTCCGTCTCAGCCTTGGACATGGTTTCTAACTTGGGGTTTGTGTTTGGATCAAGCCCAAACAGCTCAAATGAAAACACAATATCTGTTGGTGAAATATCAGTTGGAGCATTGACTCCATTGGAAATAGCAGTTAAAGAGTCTAAGAACAACTATAAGAAGGTTGTATCTGCACAAGCTACAGTCGATGGTGTTAAAGTTGATGGTATTGACACTAATTTGGCTGTCATGAAG GAATTACTTTTTCCTCTTAATGAACTTGGGAAGTCTCTTCTATCTTTGGCATATTGGGATGATCCATTGAAGTCTACTGGGTTTTGTTTGTTCTTCAGTTACATGATCTTCAG GGGTTGGCTTGGGTATGCAGTGGCATTAGTGCTTCTGTTACTCTCAGCATTCATGTTAATCACCCGATATTTTAGTGATGGTAGGCCTGCCGAAGTCAAAGTAATAGCCCCGCCACCAATGAATACCATGGAGCAGCTTTTGGCTGTTCAGAATGCCGTCACTCAAGTCGAACAGCTTGTACAAGATGGCAATATAATTCTGCTCAAATTCCGCGGCTTGTTGCTTTCAATTTTTCCTCAG GCCACAGAgaagttggcattttctctTCTATCAGCAGCATTGATTCTTGCTCTCTTACCCTGTAAATACTTAGTTCTGCTAGTTTTCTTGGAGATATCTACAAGGTATTCACCTCTAAGGAAAGCTAGCACAGAGAGATGGATGAGGAGGTTAAGGGAATGGTGGTTTAGCATACCGGCAGCACCTGTTACACTTGAGAGAGataaagaggaaaagaaaaagaagtga